A single Saccharolobus shibatae B12 DNA region contains:
- a CDS encoding LamG-like jellyroll fold domain-containing protein, translating into MVKLKRRDFIGLAIAGSTIAGLAIFLGNKPKSSLLQVTKNRTLYEYFAIVYGNPEIGYKAIDNDGQILFDGKCSDGSGTCGIYEALEYVESKYGYGKIDIFGNFYPVNSPSISSNVEIEGNATIYVNSNSLPFILSLQLRNIRVLWYKTIGIINNLLTKRNIFSLNPYVLFTNTYESLLLCNGKQTIGEPSSFTISAWVNGMQNPYGGYILSYGSLERGIVWTLQNTQNSIIFSGSSGKVSSIAPQSTPFHIGITWNNGYTQLYINGKMVSSAEIQIEYKSPAYIWINNFPIQSQQGGLNLSSWFSYIENIQLYNSVLSESQISQLASSPLQDPVDQSIILWALYRYIMYLGDLITGKGFQRIGSLFYNGPI; encoded by the coding sequence ATGGTAAAGCTTAAAAGAAGGGATTTTATAGGACTAGCCATAGCAGGAAGTACAATTGCCGGATTAGCAATCTTCTTAGGAAACAAGCCTAAAAGTAGTCTACTTCAAGTAACTAAAAACAGAACTTTATATGAATATTTTGCTATAGTCTATGGCAATCCCGAGATAGGTTACAAAGCCATTGATAATGATGGACAAATATTATTTGATGGGAAATGTAGTGACGGATCTGGAACTTGTGGCATATACGAAGCATTAGAGTACGTGGAATCAAAGTATGGATATGGAAAAATAGATATTTTTGGTAATTTCTATCCAGTTAATTCGCCTTCTATTTCGAGTAATGTAGAAATTGAAGGAAACGCAACTATTTACGTTAATTCCAATAGTCTCCCATTTATCTTATCCTTGCAACTACGAAATATAAGAGTACTATGGTATAAAACTATAGGTATAATAAACAATTTGTTAACTAAAAGAAATATATTTTCCTTGAATCCCTATGTACTCTTTACCAATACGTATGAAAGTCTCCTATTATGTAATGGAAAACAAACTATTGGTGAGCCTAGTTCATTTACTATTTCTGCATGGGTAAATGGAATGCAAAACCCTTATGGAGGATATATCTTATCGTATGGTTCTCTTGAGAGAGGAATAGTATGGACTCTGCAAAACACTCAAAACTCTATAATTTTTAGCGGAAGTTCAGGGAAAGTTTCCAGTATTGCTCCTCAATCTACGCCTTTTCATATAGGTATAACATGGAATAACGGATATACACAGTTATATATTAATGGAAAAATGGTTAGCTCAGCTGAAATCCAAATAGAATATAAAAGTCCTGCTTACATATGGATCAATAATTTTCCGATTCAGTCACAACAAGGTGGACTTAATCTATCTTCTTGGTTTTCGTATATAGAGAATATACAATTATATAATTCAGTATTATCAGAATCACAAATCTCACAATTAGCTTCATCACCACTCCAAGATCCAGTAGACCAATCAATTATTTTATGGGCCCTTTATAGATATATAATGTATTTAGGTGATCTTATAACCGGTAAAGGTTTTCAGAGAATAGGTAGTCTATTTTATAATGGTCCTATCTAG
- a CDS encoding winged helix-turn-helix domain-containing protein — protein MSRKRNRMEIIASILEECKGGIKKTRLMYKTNLSYRLFCKYTGLLEKKGLITFVNNEYKLTAKGYEQLNRVMEYINLLKKLKEIRESLEDLKDERQLIKR, from the coding sequence ATGAGTAGAAAGAGAAACAGGATGGAGATAATAGCCAGTATTTTAGAAGAATGTAAAGGAGGAATTAAGAAAACTAGACTAATGTATAAAACTAACTTAAGCTATAGATTATTCTGCAAATATACGGGATTGCTAGAAAAAAAGGGTTTAATAACTTTTGTTAACAATGAATATAAACTAACCGCTAAGGGATATGAGCAGTTAAATAGAGTCATGGAATATATTAATCTCTTAAAAAAGCTTAAGGAAATAAGGGAATCTTTAGAAGACTTAAAGGATGAAAGGCAATTAATTAAAAGATGA
- a CDS encoding S24/S26 family peptidase: MSYFLYYALAKSFKILINILLILLVVFSIIITSSNLFGRPTFLAITYGYSMFPVLKPGDVVLTIPEPLAGPITNGSIIVFKDPDYGKIPGYPPYIIHQVISRLPNDTFITKGVNNNFIDQIYMPPITPSEVYGKAILINGRPLIFPYLGQIIVFLRSNIIFTIVLFSILIFLNTGISKKGKDIKFSKVAFTISLGIIIFSFLLILSTIFTTYNTIVYSVSNQQGILAGGVNQPSAVNLGVILYNQSKQYSYSISDKLLFPVVVTINVLGKGNYSITDNYFILYPKQSRNVTITILGSGYRGLHQLIVKTYVIVTLLPFSINMNAPLLSLLLYTSINTLALLSFIIIVIVAGNKV; encoded by the coding sequence ATGTCATATTTTTTATATTACGCTTTAGCTAAGTCTTTTAAAATATTGATAAATATATTATTGATATTATTAGTTGTTTTCTCTATAATAATAACTTCCTCAAATTTGTTTGGAAGGCCTACTTTCCTAGCAATCACCTACGGATATAGCATGTTCCCTGTTCTTAAACCTGGAGATGTAGTATTAACTATTCCCGAACCCTTAGCTGGGCCTATAACTAACGGAAGCATTATCGTATTTAAAGATCCAGATTACGGCAAAATACCGGGATATCCTCCTTATATCATCCATCAAGTTATCAGTAGATTACCTAATGATACGTTTATTACAAAAGGCGTAAACAATAATTTTATTGATCAGATATACATGCCCCCTATAACGCCTTCTGAAGTATATGGGAAGGCAATTCTAATAAATGGAAGACCCCTTATATTTCCTTATTTAGGCCAAATTATCGTCTTTCTACGGTCTAATATCATTTTTACTATAGTATTATTTTCTATCTTGATCTTTTTGAATACTGGTATCTCGAAAAAGGGAAAGGACATTAAGTTCTCGAAAGTTGCCTTTACAATCAGTTTGGGAATAATCATTTTCTCCTTTTTGTTAATCCTTTCTACAATTTTTACTACTTATAATACAATAGTTTATTCAGTATCAAATCAACAAGGAATTTTGGCAGGAGGGGTTAATCAACCATCAGCAGTAAATTTAGGTGTAATTTTATATAACCAATCTAAACAATATTCCTATTCAATTTCAGACAAGCTTTTATTTCCAGTAGTGGTTACAATAAATGTATTAGGCAAAGGAAATTACAGTATAACTGATAACTATTTTATACTTTACCCTAAGCAATCACGTAATGTCACAATTACAATATTAGGAAGTGGCTACAGGGGTTTGCATCAATTAATCGTCAAGACTTATGTAATAGTAACTCTACTTCCTTTTTCTATAAATATGAATGCTCCTCTATTATCGTTACTATTATATACTTCTATCAATACATTAGCTTTATTATCTTTTATTATTATAGTAATTGTGGCTGGTAATAAGGTATGA
- the aceA gene encoding isocitrate lyase codes for MNIRDKWGEEEKRLEYEWSEDPRWKGIKRNYKPLDVVKLRGSIRIEYSIAKLASHKLWNLLNTEPYVATFGALTGSQAVEMAKAGLKAIYVSGWQVAADNNLSNQTYPDLSLYPSNSVPNLVKRLNNALLRADQISWSEGKRDIDYLLPIVADAEAGFGGPIHVFELTKALIEAGAAGVHFEDQLAAEKKCGHLGGKVLIPISAFIRVLNAARLASDVLGVPTILIARTDALNAKYLSNDVDETDNQFLTGKRTPEGYYEIRGGIEYAIARGLAYAPYADLLWFETSKPDLEEARQFAEAIHTHYPGKLLAYNLSPSFNWKKFMDDSKISKFMNELGEMGYKFQFITLAGWHLINYHTFKLARAYRNEGMPAYVRLQELEFQAQTEGYTAVSHQREVGTDYFDLVLTIASGGEASTTAMEGSTEAEQFVETKQKVLK; via the coding sequence ATGAACATCCGAGATAAATGGGGTGAAGAGGAAAAAAGACTTGAATACGAGTGGTCCGAAGATCCAAGGTGGAAAGGAATAAAGAGAAATTATAAGCCCTTGGATGTGGTAAAACTAAGAGGATCTATCAGAATTGAGTATAGTATAGCTAAGTTAGCCTCTCATAAACTTTGGAACTTGCTAAATACTGAGCCCTATGTGGCAACATTTGGGGCACTAACGGGTTCCCAGGCAGTAGAAATGGCAAAAGCGGGCCTTAAGGCAATTTACGTAAGCGGATGGCAAGTAGCTGCGGATAACAATTTATCAAATCAAACTTATCCAGACTTGAGCTTATACCCATCTAACAGTGTTCCAAACTTAGTAAAGAGGTTAAACAACGCTCTTTTAAGGGCTGACCAAATATCCTGGAGTGAGGGTAAACGGGATATTGATTACTTACTGCCTATTGTTGCAGATGCTGAAGCTGGTTTTGGTGGTCCAATTCACGTTTTCGAATTAACGAAAGCCCTAATAGAGGCAGGGGCTGCGGGCGTACATTTTGAAGATCAATTGGCAGCGGAGAAAAAGTGTGGACATTTGGGAGGAAAAGTTCTAATTCCAATAAGTGCATTTATAAGAGTACTAAACGCTGCAAGACTAGCATCTGACGTATTAGGAGTACCCACAATACTAATAGCAAGGACAGATGCACTGAATGCTAAATACTTATCTAATGATGTAGATGAGACTGATAATCAATTCTTAACTGGAAAAAGAACACCAGAGGGATATTATGAGATTAGGGGAGGTATTGAATACGCTATCGCCAGAGGATTAGCTTATGCACCCTATGCGGATCTATTATGGTTTGAGACTTCTAAGCCAGATTTGGAAGAGGCTAGGCAATTTGCAGAGGCTATTCACACTCATTACCCAGGTAAGTTGTTAGCATATAACCTATCCCCCTCATTTAACTGGAAGAAATTTATGGATGATTCCAAAATTAGCAAGTTCATGAACGAATTAGGAGAAATGGGCTATAAATTCCAATTCATAACCCTTGCAGGTTGGCACTTAATTAACTACCATACATTCAAATTGGCGAGAGCGTATAGAAACGAAGGAATGCCAGCATATGTAAGACTACAGGAGTTAGAGTTCCAAGCGCAAACAGAAGGGTATACGGCTGTAAGTCATCAGAGAGAGGTTGGAACAGATTACTTCGACCTAGTGTTAACAATAGCGTCTGGGGGAGAAGCGTCCACTACTGCGATGGAAGGTTCCACTGAAGCTGAACAGTTTGTAGAGACAAAACAGAAAGTATTGAAATAA